One genomic window of Vicugna pacos chromosome 18, VicPac4, whole genome shotgun sequence includes the following:
- the SLX4 gene encoding structure-specific endonuclease subunit SLX4 isoform X1 produces the protein MDESDDDFKELCASFFQRVKKNGSKEVSGERKTQKASNSTQIRSKLKRTKPAASKSKTLQGPAERKTRSGSQAPRPQKRRAPKWPESEPAPPENAKGGVHASAVLQDSTWSTQTEAAPDSNSQPLPSCLTVTVPSPSKPRAAELVLQRMQQFKRADPERLKHASEGCSLEAALEENVPKGPQEEMMAGNGSRLGLPAMESNAEVALALQREFEQERASTCDDSLEEKGLFFCQLCQKNLSAMNVTRREQHVNRCLDEAEKALRPSAPQIPDCPICGKPFLTPKSRISHLKQCAVKMEVGPQLLLQAVRLQTAQPEGASSTPAPSLSNHIGGLKRKGATTKKEPRKRRKVAEPEVSSEDLQVAMALSRSEMEQEVVPAALRLGNAFSERMRLGAEKKSRKKKAPASPPQLLVQDRETTGRQIEDRVAQLFAEEVELSCTPPLPASRILKEALKKGSWCLRPPGGKQNFLWEGSALTRAWALESFYTVSLVPPMAPQLPPKEPTRPPVLPERPELVQTPPAAHSACLADRSPGNPLPSASQREHQALQDLVDLAREGLSASPWPCTQGSAGSGGAPGMDLLPGGLPLTGFVLPAKKCPETDRQASLSLSLLVADFSAMVNNPHLSDIQFQTDSGEVLYAHKFVLYARCPLLMQYVNSEGFFSVEDGDVRAQRVLLSDISAAAARAFLCYLYTADTVLPPQLVPDLSFLAHRFGVSELVHLCEQVPAAMDSEGGLREEQEGEDCESRAETFQELLRAVWLEEEEEAEALVRSEDREEDRERVNEAEMEEIYEFAATQRKLLQGEKAPEVEGEADQLGEDGPVSGGIFTSVEDKEQSGDEEQMESSGRGRDEAPAKWKDIRPSVPLPAGGQGWDGAERAESPKEGLDGPRSPGPARGLTEKEEGTSLCSEQPFSSLLAGHPVLSQVTSDRKEGNGTIWEPGVGSSPPPPLQQAPPSPSHSFPSQSPPGRSPRRPRACPHHTTDLSPPTPQSQGTASRVASQNAPAKPKRARSLPTSHKEPSQKGKECGSVLACRGKGVLISPEKSPSMDITQSKPGCLSSRSQNSPSGMNREDEIILLLDSDEELELEQTRTKSVFNGPPEERKVLEVSTKSSELFSIIDVDAEQDPSQSPPGREAMLQREAEGPSGNRGSVGGRGTSQLFCDPESSRGEDSTTDTSWLVPATPLASRSRNCSSQTQITGLGSRPSADQVAPPKPRAPLENRDAPEATNKFSVIVPQMSSSRLGLVTPGSSDSGRQVCRSPSSPRPRHHQHFSPPAPCPVSGVLTDLTGQLQKRPPPGPSLAAQATASEVVEVEDSEDEQDGAPQQASSSPLLDGDPPIPVNDWCWHMEPLSPIPIDHLNLERTGPLSTSSPGSRAGGAPDSGDCHSPALLGTTPIRGSCTGLRKSQEKSPGAGSPGSSRLSFLNSALWEDWDGEEQKSPEALPLAQLPGADGAQRAGEFQTPKGAHRKKNLPPKVPITPMPRYSIMETPVLKKELDRFGVRPLPKRQMVLKLKEIFQYTHQTLESDSEDESWSSHVPLEAPCSQSHTTKTCKASRAAGHTQVEATSRPIPQRSKGPAKTKGPQHLKQQPGGSNLVLSVSPAKEVPPGPDGDTQLPASQESTATSADSSDSSCSSQSSSCEFGAALESAGEDEAGEEGVSASQAAVQAAATEEAVRHYIRSQPALYRKVLLYQPFELAELQAELKQQGIRVAMGKLLDFLDAHCITFTTAAACREKMERKRRRRVGKKKQGRTSRPVPPSPPPATSSLRVCSPLLEPAPRGVSTPL, from the exons ATGGATGAGTCAGACGATGACTTTAAGGAACTCTGTGCCAGCTTTTTCCAAAGGGTTAAAAAGAATGGCTCCAAGGAAGTGTCTGGGGAAAGGAAGACACAAAAGGCCTCCAACAGCACCCAGATAAGAAGCAAACTGAAAAGGACCAAACCAGCTGCTTCCAAGAGCAAAACCCTGCAAGGCCCTGCTGAGAGGAAAACTCGATCTGGCAGCCAGGCCCCACGGCCTCAAAAGCGGAGGGCACCCAAGTGGCCAGAGAGTGAACCAGCTCCCCCGGAGAATGCAAAGGGAGGTGTGCATGCTTCTGCTGTGCTCCAAGACAGCACGTGGAGCACCCAGACAG AGGCTGCTCCTGACAGCAACTCCCAGCCGCTTCCTTCCTGTCTGACTGTGACGGTGCCAAGTCCCTCCAAACCCCGGGCAGCAGAGCTGGTCCTACAGCGGATGCAGCAGTTCAAGAGAGCAGACCCCGAGCGTTTGAAACATGCTTCCGAAGGATGCTCCCTCGAGGCTGCGCTTGAAGAAAACGTCCCAAAGGGCCCTCAAGAGGAGATGATGGCGGGGAACG GGTCTCGGCTGGGACTCCCGGCCATGGAGAGCAACGCTGAGGTGGCCTTGGCCCTCCAGCGGGAGTTTGAGCAGGAACGGGCATCCACATGTGACGACAGCCTGGAGGAGAAGGGCTTGTTCTTCTGCCAGCTCTGTCAAAAGAACCTCTCAGCTATGAACGTGACGCGAAGGGAACAGCACGTGAACCG GTGCTTGGATGAGGCTGAAAAGGCACTGAGACCTTCTGCACCTCAAATCCCTGACTGCCCAATTTGTGGCAAGCCATTTCTCACCCCAAAGAGCAGAATCAGTCACTTGAAACAGTGTGCGGTGAAGATGGAGGTTGGCCCACAGCTCCTGCTCCAGGCCGTGCGGCTGCAGACAGCTCAGCCTGAGGGGGCCAGCAGCACACCGGCGCCCAG CCTCAGCAATCATATTGGAGGTCTAAAGCGGAAGGGAGCCACCACCAAGAAGGAGCCACGGAAGAGGCGGAAGGTCGCCGAGCCTGAGGTGTCATCTGAGGACCTGCAGGTGGCCATGGCTCTGTCCCGGTCCGAGATGGAGCAGGAGGTTGTGCCGGCAGCGCTCAGACTGGGAAATGCTTTTTCTGAGAGGATGAGACTGGGAGCAG AGAAGAAGAGTCGCAAGAAGAAAGCACCTGCTTCCCCACCCCAGCTGTTAGTCCAGGACCGGGAGACCACAGGGAGACAGATAGAGGATCGTGTGGCCCAGCTCTTTGCAGAGGAGGTGGAGCTGTCCTGCACGCCGCCCCTTCCTGCCAGCAGAATTTTAAAGGAGGCGCTAAAGAAGGGCAGCTGGTGTCTGCGACCGCCTGGAGGGAAGCAGAACTTTCTGTGGGAGGGCAGCGCCCTGACTAGGGCCTGGGCCCTGGAATCCTTCTACACGGTCAGCCTGGTCCCCCCCATGGCACCCCAGCTGCCCCCTAAG GAGCCCACACGACCACCGGTGCTCCCTGAGAGGCCAGAGCTGGTGCAAACGCCAcctgctgcccacagtgcctGCCTTGCGGACCGCAGCCCTGGGAATCCATTGCCCTCTGCCAGCCAGAGGGAGCATCAGGCCCTGCAGGACCTTGTGGACCTGGCAAGAGAGGGGCTGAGCGCCAGCCCATGGCCCTGCACCCAGGGCTCAGCTGGCTCTGGAGGGGCCCCAG GAATGGACTTGCTGCCTGGTGGCCTTCCACTGACTGGGTTTGTCCTGCCAGCCAAGAAGTGCCCGGAGACGGATCGCCAGGCTTCG CTCTCTCTTAGTTTGCTGGTTGCTGACTTCAGTGCCATGGTCAATAACCCCCACCTGAGTGACATCCAGTTTCAGACGGACAGCGGAGAGGTGCTTTATGCCCACAAGTTCGTGCTTTATGCCCGATGCCCACTTCTCATGCAGTAT gTGAACAGTGAGGGCTTCTTCTCTGTGGAAGATGGTGATGTGAGGGCCCAGCGTGTCCTGCTGAGTGACATCAGCGCTGCGGCCGCCCGCGCGTTCCTGTGTTATCTCTACACTGCCGACACTGTCCTGCCTCCGCAGCTGGTCCCTGACCTGAGCTTTCTGGCCCACAG GTTTGGTGTGAGTGAGCTCGTTCACCTGTGCGAACAGGTGCCTGCAGCGATGGATTCGGAGGGCGGGCTGCGGGAGGAGCAGGAAGGCGAGGACTGTGAAAGCAGAGCGGAGACCTTCCAGGAGCTCCTGCGGGCAgtgtggctggaggaggaggaggaagcagaggctcTGGTGAGATCCGAGGACCgtgaagaagacagagaaagagtgaatgaggcagagatggaagaaatttatgagtttgcAGCTACTCAGCGAAAGCTTCTCCAGGGGGAGAAGGCTCCAGAGGTCGAGGGAGAAGCTGACCAGCTAGGGGAGGATGGCCCAGTTTCTGGGGGAATCTTCACAAGCGTTGAGGATAAAGAACAGTCAGGAGACGAAGAACAGATGGAATCATCTGGAAGAGGGAGAGATGAGGCCCCAGCCAAATGGAAAGACATCAGACCGTCCGTTCCCCTGCCCgctgggggccagggctgggaCGGGGCAGAGCGGGCAGAGTCGCCGAAGGAAGGGCTGGACGGTCCCCGCTCTCCCGGCCCTGCGCGGGGCCTgacagagaaggaggagggcaCCTCTTTGTGCTCTGAACAGCCCTTCTCGTCACTTCTCGCCGGACACCCTGTACTGTCCCAGGTGACAAGTGATCGCAAGGAAGGAAACGGCACCATCTGGGAACCAGGAGTGGGgagttcccctccccctcctcttcagcAGGCACCCCCCTCACCCTCACACTCCTTCCCATCACAGTCCCCTCCGGGCAGGAGTCCCCGCCGGCCACGCGCTTGCCCTCATCACACCACTGACCTGTCCCCGCCAACCCCCCAGTCACAGGGCACCGCTTCCAGGGTGGCCTCCCAGAACGCACCAGCAAAGCCAAAGAGGGCAAGGAGCCTTCCCACATCACATAAGGAGCCCAGCCAGAAAGGCAAGGAGTGTGGTTCTGTGTTGGCATGCAGAGGTAAAGGGGTCCTGATCTCCCCAGAAAAATCTCCATCCATGGACATAACCCAGTCAAAACCTGGCTGTTTGAGTTCCAGGTCTCAGAACTCTCCATCTGGCATGAACAGAGAAGATGAGATTATCCTTTTATTGGATTCAGATGAAGAGCTGGAGCTAGAGCAAACCAGAACAAAGTCAGTTTTTAATGGTCCCCCAGAAGAAAGGAAAGTTCTAGAAGTGAGCACCAAGTCCTCTGAGCTGTTTTCCATCATCGACGTTGATGCGGAGCAGGACCCTTCCCAAAGCCCACCAGGAAGGGAGGCCATGCTGCAGCGGGAGGCGGAGGGGCCGTCAGGGAACCGGGGCTCTGTTGGGGGCAGAGGGACCTCCCAGCTGTTCTGTGACCCTGAGAGCAGCCGCGGCGAGGACAGCACCACAGACACATCATGGCTGGTGCCTGCCACCCCGCTGGCCAGCAGAAGCCGCAACTGTTCATCGCAGACCCAGATCACGGGCCTCGGGTCCAGGCCCTCAGCAGATCAAGTGGCCCCACCTAAGCCCAGGGCCCCGTTAGAGAACAGGGATGCGCCAGAAGCCACGAATAAGTTTTCAGTCATTGTGCCCCAGATGTCATCGTCACGCCTGGGCCTCGTCACTCCTGGCAGCTCTGACAGTGGGAGGCAGGTCTGCAGAAGCCCGTCCAGTCCCCGTCCCAGACACCACCAGCACTTCTCTCCTCCAGCTCCCTGTCCTGTCTCAGGAGTCCTCACCGATCTCACCGGGCAGCTCCAGAAGCGCCCACCACCTGGCCCAAGCCTGGCAGCTCAGGCCACAGCCAGTgaagtggtggaggtggaggacagTGAAGACGAGCAGGACGGGGCCCCCCAGCAGGCAAGCAGCAGCCCCCTGCTGGACGGTGACCCCCCGATTCCAGTCAACGACTGGTGTTGGCACATGGAGCCCCTCTCACCAATTCCGATTGACCACTTGAACCTTGAGCGGACGGGCCCCCTGAGCACCAGCAGCCCCGGCAGTAGGGCAGGGGGCGCCCCGGACAGTGGTGACTGCCACTCCCCAGCACTGCTGGGCACCACCCCCATCCGAGGAAGTTGTACTGGCCTAAGAAAGtctcaagagaaatcccctgggGCCGGCTCCCCTGGAAGCAGCAGGCTGAGCTTTCTGAATTCAGCTCTGTGGGAAGACTGGGATGGAGAGGAACAGAAGTCCCCAGAGGCTCTTCCTCTGGCCCAGCTGCCGGGTGCTGATGGAGCTCAGAGAGCAGGAGAGTTTCAGACACCGA AAGGTGCTCATCGGAAGAAGAACTTGCCCCCCAAAGTGCCCATAACCCCTATGCCAAGGTATTCCATCATGGAGACCCCAGTGCTGAAGAAAGAACTGGATAG GTTTGGGGTCCGCCCTCTGCCCAAACGCCAGATGGTCCTGAAACTGAAGGAGATATTCCAGTACACTCATCAGACGCTGGAGTCAGACTCCGAGGATGAGAGCTGGTCCTCACACGTGCCCTTGGAGGCTCCTTGTAGCCAGTCTCACACCACCAAGACCTGCAAGGCTTCAAGGGCAGCTGGCCACACCCAGGTGGAGGCCACTTCTCGCCCTATTCCCCAAAGGTCCAAGGGGCCTGCCAAGACCAAGGGCCCCCAGCATCTAAAGCAGCAGCCTGGTGGAAGCAACCTGGTCCTGAGCGTGTCACCAGCCAAGGAGGTGCCTCCAGGCCCTGATGGTGACACCCAGCTCCCGGCCTCCCAGGAATCCACGGCCACCTCTGCGGACAGCAGTGACAGCTCCTGTAGCTCACAAAG TTCTTCCTGTGAGTTTGGAGCGGCCTTGGAGTCTGCGGGAGAAGACGAGGCAGGCGAGGAGGGGGTTAGCGCTTCGCAGGCGGCCGTCCAGGCAGCGGCCACAGAGGAGGCCGTGAGGCATTACATACGCTCCCAGCCGGCCCTCTACCGCAAGGTCCTCCTGTACCAGCCCTTCGAGCTGGCAGAGCTGCAGGCCGAGCTGAAGCAGCAAGGCATCCGCGTGGCCATGGGGAAGCTGCTGGACTTCCTGGATGCCCATTGCATCACCTTCACCACAGCTGCTGCCTGCAGGGAGAAGATGGAGAGGAAGAGACGGCGGCGTGTGGGCAAGAAGAagcagggcaggaccagcaggcctgtgcccccctccccacccccggccaCCAGCAGCCTGAGGGTCTGCAGCCCCCTTCTTGAGCCCGCCCCCCGTGGGGTTTCCACTCCCCTGTGA
- the SLX4 gene encoding structure-specific endonuclease subunit SLX4 isoform X2 has translation MDESDDDFKELCASFFQRVKKNGSKEVSGERKTQKASNSTQIRSKLKRTKPAASKSKTLQGPAERKTRSGSQAPRPQKRRAPKWPESEPAPPENAKGGVHASAVLQDSTWSTQTEAAPDSNSQPLPSCLTVTVPSPSKPRAAELVLQRMQQFKRADPERLKHASEGCSLEAALEENVPKGPQEEMMAGNGSRLGLPAMESNAEVALALQREFEQERASTCDDSLEEKGLFFCQLCQKNLSAMNVTRREQHVNRCLDEAEKALRPSAPQIPDCPICGKPFLTPKSRISHLKQCAVKMEVGPQLLLQAVRLQTAQPEGASSTPAPSLSNHIGGLKRKGATTKKEPRKRRKVAEPEVSSEDLQVAMALSRSEMEQEVVPAALRLGNAFSERMRLGAEKKSRKKKAPASPPQLLVQDRETTGRQIEDRVAQLFAEEVELSCTPPLPASRILKEALKKGSWCLRPPGGKQNFLWEGSALTRAWALESFYTVSLVPPMAPQLPPKEPTRPPVLPERPELVQTPPAAHSACLADRSPGNPLPSASQREHQALQDLVDLAREGLSASPWPCTQGSAGSGGAPGMDLLPGGLPLTGFVLPAKKCPETDRQASLSLSLLVADFSAMVNNPHLSDIQFQTDSGEVLYAHKFVLYARCPLLMQYVNSEGFFSVEDGDVRAQRVLLSDISAAAARAFLCYLYTADTVLPPQLVPDLSFLAHRFGVSELVHLCEQVPAAMDSEGGLREEQEGEDCESRAETFQELLRAVWLEEEEEAEALVRSEDREEDRERVNEAEMEEIYEFAATQRKLLQGEKAPEVEGEADQLGEDGPVSGGIFTSVEDKEQSGDEEQMESSGRGRDEAPAKWKDIRPSVPLPAGGQGWDGAERAESPKEGLDGPRSPGPARGLTEKEEGTSLCSEQPFSSLLAGHPVLSQVTSDRKEGNGTIWEPGVGSSPPPPLQQAPPSPSHSFPSQSPPGRSPRRPRACPHHTTDLSPPTPQSQGTASRVASQNAPAKPKRARSLPTSHKEPSQKGKECGSVLACRGKGVLISPEKSPSMDITQSKPGCLSSRSQNSPSGMNREDEIILLLDSDEELELEQTRTKSVFNGPPEERKVLEVSTKSSELFSIIDVDAEQDPSQSPPGREAMLQREAEGPSGNRGSVGGRGTSQLFCDPESSRGEDSTTDTSWLVPATPLASRSRNCSSQTQITGLGSRPSADQVAPPKPRAPLENRDAPEATNKFSVIVPQMSSSRLGLVTPGSSDSGRQVCRSPSSPRPRHHQHFSPPAPCPVSGVLTDLTGQLQKRPPPGPSLAAQATASEVVEVEDSEDEQDGAPQQASSSPLLDGDPPIPVNDWCWHMEPLSPIPIDHLNLERTGPLSTSSPGSRAGGAPDSGDCHSPALLGTTPIRGSCTGLRKSQEKSPGAGSPGSSRLSFLNSALWEDWDGEEQKSPEALPLAQLPGADGAQRAGEFQTPSAHRKKNLPPKVPITPMPRYSIMETPVLKKELDRFGVRPLPKRQMVLKLKEIFQYTHQTLESDSEDESWSSHVPLEAPCSQSHTTKTCKASRAAGHTQVEATSRPIPQRSKGPAKTKGPQHLKQQPGGSNLVLSVSPAKEVPPGPDGDTQLPASQESTATSADSSDSSCSSQSSSCEFGAALESAGEDEAGEEGVSASQAAVQAAATEEAVRHYIRSQPALYRKVLLYQPFELAELQAELKQQGIRVAMGKLLDFLDAHCITFTTAAACREKMERKRRRRVGKKKQGRTSRPVPPSPPPATSSLRVCSPLLEPAPRGVSTPL, from the exons ATGGATGAGTCAGACGATGACTTTAAGGAACTCTGTGCCAGCTTTTTCCAAAGGGTTAAAAAGAATGGCTCCAAGGAAGTGTCTGGGGAAAGGAAGACACAAAAGGCCTCCAACAGCACCCAGATAAGAAGCAAACTGAAAAGGACCAAACCAGCTGCTTCCAAGAGCAAAACCCTGCAAGGCCCTGCTGAGAGGAAAACTCGATCTGGCAGCCAGGCCCCACGGCCTCAAAAGCGGAGGGCACCCAAGTGGCCAGAGAGTGAACCAGCTCCCCCGGAGAATGCAAAGGGAGGTGTGCATGCTTCTGCTGTGCTCCAAGACAGCACGTGGAGCACCCAGACAG AGGCTGCTCCTGACAGCAACTCCCAGCCGCTTCCTTCCTGTCTGACTGTGACGGTGCCAAGTCCCTCCAAACCCCGGGCAGCAGAGCTGGTCCTACAGCGGATGCAGCAGTTCAAGAGAGCAGACCCCGAGCGTTTGAAACATGCTTCCGAAGGATGCTCCCTCGAGGCTGCGCTTGAAGAAAACGTCCCAAAGGGCCCTCAAGAGGAGATGATGGCGGGGAACG GGTCTCGGCTGGGACTCCCGGCCATGGAGAGCAACGCTGAGGTGGCCTTGGCCCTCCAGCGGGAGTTTGAGCAGGAACGGGCATCCACATGTGACGACAGCCTGGAGGAGAAGGGCTTGTTCTTCTGCCAGCTCTGTCAAAAGAACCTCTCAGCTATGAACGTGACGCGAAGGGAACAGCACGTGAACCG GTGCTTGGATGAGGCTGAAAAGGCACTGAGACCTTCTGCACCTCAAATCCCTGACTGCCCAATTTGTGGCAAGCCATTTCTCACCCCAAAGAGCAGAATCAGTCACTTGAAACAGTGTGCGGTGAAGATGGAGGTTGGCCCACAGCTCCTGCTCCAGGCCGTGCGGCTGCAGACAGCTCAGCCTGAGGGGGCCAGCAGCACACCGGCGCCCAG CCTCAGCAATCATATTGGAGGTCTAAAGCGGAAGGGAGCCACCACCAAGAAGGAGCCACGGAAGAGGCGGAAGGTCGCCGAGCCTGAGGTGTCATCTGAGGACCTGCAGGTGGCCATGGCTCTGTCCCGGTCCGAGATGGAGCAGGAGGTTGTGCCGGCAGCGCTCAGACTGGGAAATGCTTTTTCTGAGAGGATGAGACTGGGAGCAG AGAAGAAGAGTCGCAAGAAGAAAGCACCTGCTTCCCCACCCCAGCTGTTAGTCCAGGACCGGGAGACCACAGGGAGACAGATAGAGGATCGTGTGGCCCAGCTCTTTGCAGAGGAGGTGGAGCTGTCCTGCACGCCGCCCCTTCCTGCCAGCAGAATTTTAAAGGAGGCGCTAAAGAAGGGCAGCTGGTGTCTGCGACCGCCTGGAGGGAAGCAGAACTTTCTGTGGGAGGGCAGCGCCCTGACTAGGGCCTGGGCCCTGGAATCCTTCTACACGGTCAGCCTGGTCCCCCCCATGGCACCCCAGCTGCCCCCTAAG GAGCCCACACGACCACCGGTGCTCCCTGAGAGGCCAGAGCTGGTGCAAACGCCAcctgctgcccacagtgcctGCCTTGCGGACCGCAGCCCTGGGAATCCATTGCCCTCTGCCAGCCAGAGGGAGCATCAGGCCCTGCAGGACCTTGTGGACCTGGCAAGAGAGGGGCTGAGCGCCAGCCCATGGCCCTGCACCCAGGGCTCAGCTGGCTCTGGAGGGGCCCCAG GAATGGACTTGCTGCCTGGTGGCCTTCCACTGACTGGGTTTGTCCTGCCAGCCAAGAAGTGCCCGGAGACGGATCGCCAGGCTTCG CTCTCTCTTAGTTTGCTGGTTGCTGACTTCAGTGCCATGGTCAATAACCCCCACCTGAGTGACATCCAGTTTCAGACGGACAGCGGAGAGGTGCTTTATGCCCACAAGTTCGTGCTTTATGCCCGATGCCCACTTCTCATGCAGTAT gTGAACAGTGAGGGCTTCTTCTCTGTGGAAGATGGTGATGTGAGGGCCCAGCGTGTCCTGCTGAGTGACATCAGCGCTGCGGCCGCCCGCGCGTTCCTGTGTTATCTCTACACTGCCGACACTGTCCTGCCTCCGCAGCTGGTCCCTGACCTGAGCTTTCTGGCCCACAG GTTTGGTGTGAGTGAGCTCGTTCACCTGTGCGAACAGGTGCCTGCAGCGATGGATTCGGAGGGCGGGCTGCGGGAGGAGCAGGAAGGCGAGGACTGTGAAAGCAGAGCGGAGACCTTCCAGGAGCTCCTGCGGGCAgtgtggctggaggaggaggaggaagcagaggctcTGGTGAGATCCGAGGACCgtgaagaagacagagaaagagtgaatgaggcagagatggaagaaatttatgagtttgcAGCTACTCAGCGAAAGCTTCTCCAGGGGGAGAAGGCTCCAGAGGTCGAGGGAGAAGCTGACCAGCTAGGGGAGGATGGCCCAGTTTCTGGGGGAATCTTCACAAGCGTTGAGGATAAAGAACAGTCAGGAGACGAAGAACAGATGGAATCATCTGGAAGAGGGAGAGATGAGGCCCCAGCCAAATGGAAAGACATCAGACCGTCCGTTCCCCTGCCCgctgggggccagggctgggaCGGGGCAGAGCGGGCAGAGTCGCCGAAGGAAGGGCTGGACGGTCCCCGCTCTCCCGGCCCTGCGCGGGGCCTgacagagaaggaggagggcaCCTCTTTGTGCTCTGAACAGCCCTTCTCGTCACTTCTCGCCGGACACCCTGTACTGTCCCAGGTGACAAGTGATCGCAAGGAAGGAAACGGCACCATCTGGGAACCAGGAGTGGGgagttcccctccccctcctcttcagcAGGCACCCCCCTCACCCTCACACTCCTTCCCATCACAGTCCCCTCCGGGCAGGAGTCCCCGCCGGCCACGCGCTTGCCCTCATCACACCACTGACCTGTCCCCGCCAACCCCCCAGTCACAGGGCACCGCTTCCAGGGTGGCCTCCCAGAACGCACCAGCAAAGCCAAAGAGGGCAAGGAGCCTTCCCACATCACATAAGGAGCCCAGCCAGAAAGGCAAGGAGTGTGGTTCTGTGTTGGCATGCAGAGGTAAAGGGGTCCTGATCTCCCCAGAAAAATCTCCATCCATGGACATAACCCAGTCAAAACCTGGCTGTTTGAGTTCCAGGTCTCAGAACTCTCCATCTGGCATGAACAGAGAAGATGAGATTATCCTTTTATTGGATTCAGATGAAGAGCTGGAGCTAGAGCAAACCAGAACAAAGTCAGTTTTTAATGGTCCCCCAGAAGAAAGGAAAGTTCTAGAAGTGAGCACCAAGTCCTCTGAGCTGTTTTCCATCATCGACGTTGATGCGGAGCAGGACCCTTCCCAAAGCCCACCAGGAAGGGAGGCCATGCTGCAGCGGGAGGCGGAGGGGCCGTCAGGGAACCGGGGCTCTGTTGGGGGCAGAGGGACCTCCCAGCTGTTCTGTGACCCTGAGAGCAGCCGCGGCGAGGACAGCACCACAGACACATCATGGCTGGTGCCTGCCACCCCGCTGGCCAGCAGAAGCCGCAACTGTTCATCGCAGACCCAGATCACGGGCCTCGGGTCCAGGCCCTCAGCAGATCAAGTGGCCCCACCTAAGCCCAGGGCCCCGTTAGAGAACAGGGATGCGCCAGAAGCCACGAATAAGTTTTCAGTCATTGTGCCCCAGATGTCATCGTCACGCCTGGGCCTCGTCACTCCTGGCAGCTCTGACAGTGGGAGGCAGGTCTGCAGAAGCCCGTCCAGTCCCCGTCCCAGACACCACCAGCACTTCTCTCCTCCAGCTCCCTGTCCTGTCTCAGGAGTCCTCACCGATCTCACCGGGCAGCTCCAGAAGCGCCCACCACCTGGCCCAAGCCTGGCAGCTCAGGCCACAGCCAGTgaagtggtggaggtggaggacagTGAAGACGAGCAGGACGGGGCCCCCCAGCAGGCAAGCAGCAGCCCCCTGCTGGACGGTGACCCCCCGATTCCAGTCAACGACTGGTGTTGGCACATGGAGCCCCTCTCACCAATTCCGATTGACCACTTGAACCTTGAGCGGACGGGCCCCCTGAGCACCAGCAGCCCCGGCAGTAGGGCAGGGGGCGCCCCGGACAGTGGTGACTGCCACTCCCCAGCACTGCTGGGCACCACCCCCATCCGAGGAAGTTGTACTGGCCTAAGAAAGtctcaagagaaatcccctgggGCCGGCTCCCCTGGAAGCAGCAGGCTGAGCTTTCTGAATTCAGCTCTGTGGGAAGACTGGGATGGAGAGGAACAGAAGTCCCCAGAGGCTCTTCCTCTGGCCCAGCTGCCGGGTGCTGATGGAGCTCAGAGAGCAGGAGAGTTTCAGACACCGA GTGCTCATCGGAAGAAGAACTTGCCCCCCAAAGTGCCCATAACCCCTATGCCAAGGTATTCCATCATGGAGACCCCAGTGCTGAAGAAAGAACTGGATAG GTTTGGGGTCCGCCCTCTGCCCAAACGCCAGATGGTCCTGAAACTGAAGGAGATATTCCAGTACACTCATCAGACGCTGGAGTCAGACTCCGAGGATGAGAGCTGGTCCTCACACGTGCCCTTGGAGGCTCCTTGTAGCCAGTCTCACACCACCAAGACCTGCAAGGCTTCAAGGGCAGCTGGCCACACCCAGGTGGAGGCCACTTCTCGCCCTATTCCCCAAAGGTCCAAGGGGCCTGCCAAGACCAAGGGCCCCCAGCATCTAAAGCAGCAGCCTGGTGGAAGCAACCTGGTCCTGAGCGTGTCACCAGCCAAGGAGGTGCCTCCAGGCCCTGATGGTGACACCCAGCTCCCGGCCTCCCAGGAATCCACGGCCACCTCTGCGGACAGCAGTGACAGCTCCTGTAGCTCACAAAG TTCTTCCTGTGAGTTTGGAGCGGCCTTGGAGTCTGCGGGAGAAGACGAGGCAGGCGAGGAGGGGGTTAGCGCTTCGCAGGCGGCCGTCCAGGCAGCGGCCACAGAGGAGGCCGTGAGGCATTACATACGCTCCCAGCCGGCCCTCTACCGCAAGGTCCTCCTGTACCAGCCCTTCGAGCTGGCAGAGCTGCAGGCCGAGCTGAAGCAGCAAGGCATCCGCGTGGCCATGGGGAAGCTGCTGGACTTCCTGGATGCCCATTGCATCACCTTCACCACAGCTGCTGCCTGCAGGGAGAAGATGGAGAGGAAGAGACGGCGGCGTGTGGGCAAGAAGAagcagggcaggaccagcaggcctgtgcccccctccccacccccggccaCCAGCAGCCTGAGGGTCTGCAGCCCCCTTCTTGAGCCCGCCCCCCGTGGGGTTTCCACTCCCCTGTGA